The Vibrio tritonius genomic sequence CGTGTATTAGTTGAAATGAAGCGTTCTAACGGTTCAGTTAAGCATGGGTATGAAAAACAATTAGAAATTTACAAAGAAGCATCACAAACAAACTTTGGCATTTTTGTCGTAATGGATTTCGGTGACTTAGGGCAGAAGCTTAAACAAATAAATGAAATTAGAGAAAAACGTTTAAAACGTGGTGAGCAGGCTTCGGATATCGTTGTGATTGATGCGACAAAGAAAGAATCTGCAAGTAAGAGAAAATAAACTCGAAGAAATGTAACGGTTACATAACAAGAGACTATGGTGTCAATAATTAAATTTAGGCCAATTTTGGATCCCATTTGGCACCATCTCTTAGCATCGAATTTAGGATAACAACCATCTTTCTTATGCACGCAATAATGGCAACTTTCTTTGGTTTCCCAACAGCCAGAAGGTGCTGATAAGTAGCTTTGATAACCGGATTTGATTGCAAGGCTGACATCATAGCCATGTATAAAACGGTTCGAACTTGTGAACGTCCACCCTGTATAAAACGTTTGCCTTTGTACAAACCACTTTCACGGTTCATTGGTGCTACACCGATTAAAGAAGCAGCTTGTTTATTATTAATAAAACCAAGTTCAGGGACGTTACTGATGATTGATGCAGCACAGATTTTTCCGATTCCGGGAACGCTTTGTAATAGGTCACTTTTCTCTTTATACGCAGGTACGTTTTCAATGAGTAGTGAGATGAGCGTTTCTATCTTTTCGATCTGTTCTTCGAAGATGTTAAGTATTGGAGTGATGGTTGATGCTAATGATTTTGGCATCTGCTGAATGCGATTTTTCTCCATGGTTTGCATTGACATGATTTGATGTCGTCTAGTGACTAACTCACTCATAAATCGCATGATTTCAGGTCTTAGCTTTGTCAATTTTGGCTGAACAGCCTCACCAAAATAGGCAATTAAATGGGCATCGAGTTTATCTGTTTTAGCCCTTCTACCGATGGCTCCAGCAAACCTTTTGATATGAACTGGATTCGCGATAACAAACGGTAAATTGGCTTTTGAACAGGCCAAAATAAATGGCATTTCTAGCCGTCCAGTTGCTTCAACAATAATACGATCTGGATGGTATTTTTTAATGGTCTGGACAGCTTCTTGAATGCCTTTTTCATCGTTTGAAACGGTAAAGAAGATGTCGAGAGGACGGATGTAAATATCAAGTTTTGTTTTGCCGGTATCAACACCGACATTAATGTTTTGATGTGAGTGTGTATTCATAATAAGCTAACTCTTGCTTGCATAATACGGGTTCGAGGCCCAGAAGACTATTCGAGTGTGGTGCTTGGAGATCTATGTAGCGTTCTTTCTTGTTATCGGTCTCTCAATTGAGGATCCATCGAAGCATCGAACTACTACATAGAGAGCTTTAGTTGCTGCTAAAGCCTGGGTCTCACTTTACCCTAATTGAATATTTATTATCCATACAAGGCGAAGTAATTGACAAAATACATGTCACAAATTTTGCTTCGCAAAATGTAGTGCCAAGTATTTTGCAACTGTTCTTAGCGTCAGTAATCAGGAGATATAATGGCAATTTGTATATATTGTGGTCAAAATAAAACTTTAACGCGAGAGCATATTATGCCCGCTTTTGTTTATACATATCAATATAGTATAAGTAATAGTAAATGTATTGGTTGGAGAGAAAAAGCACAAAAATTATTACAACAAGAAGCTAAAATCAGAGATGTTTGTGCTCACTGTAATAATGTAGTTCTGGGGGCGATTGATGCTCACGCTAAGTCTGCTCTAGAAAAATCAGGAGCATTTACTCCAAATTTTAATAAGAATGCGGTAGATTTCGAGTATGATTTTAATCAGTATGCACGTTGGTTGCTTAAAGTTGCATTCAATTCATCTCGGGCTAGTGGTAAACAATTAGGTGTTTTTGATCAATATAAAGATTTAATTCTTGATAAAAGTAGTGATTATTCTGGTTTTTTCATTACTGGTGGTTTACTAAAACCCTATAAATTAACACCCCAACAAATAAGTGATGTTGGTCAATCGTTATTTGCCGATTCTTCAGGTTATGTCAACCCATTTTTCTCCCGAATTTCTTGGGCTCAAAATCTACCAAATGATATTTCTGTGAAGCAAATAGTTATCGGTGCTTTTGTGTTTCACGTTGTTAGCTATGGACAAAATATTTCAAGAGTTAGGAAAAGAGAACTTCAAAAAGAATACCTTAAAATGTGTAAAGGTATGGCTATTCTCAATAAAGGTAGCTGTAGAACTAAGCTATCACAGATACCACTAACGTTTGTAGATTCCATGGGACCTCATATGCTGAGAGAAGAGGTTAAGCCGCACATGGACAAATTGCTAACAAACGAGTAAGCAGTGATTCGTAACGCTTGGCATTTCATTTTGTAGTGAATTTTGTGTTTACAGCGCAATGTGGCGACTTATGCGATGCTCGCACGTTAATTGGGCGTTAGGTGAAAGGAGTCATTATGCCGACTATTAATGGATTAGATGTAAGAACAACGCTTCTGGAAGTAGTAGAAGGTAAAAGCCCGAAAAATCCAGAATCCAATATTCAAGCACCAGCAATTCTAAGAGAAGCCAAAACTAGATTAAAGATCGGTAGAGACAATATTCAAGAGCGTATAGTGCTTACTGAATGGTATGAATTATTTCGGATTGGGCTTATGTCTTGGGGATTTAATTTTGATAATCCAAATCCTCCTTTTTGCCATGTAACATCACGAGGGCAACAGGCTCTAGAGCTTTTGACCCGAGATCCATTTAATCCTACAGGTTATATGACCCATATAGCATCATTAGGGAAACTGAATAACGTAGCTGCATCGTATTTAGAAGAAGGTGTTAATTGTTTCGCTAGTAACTTTCACAAATCGGCCTCTGTGATGGTTGGCGCTGCATCAGAAGCGATTATCTTAGAGTTAAGGGATAAAGTAATTGAAAAATTAAACGCAAAGGCTGTTCCTTTACCAAAAGGTATTGATGACGGTGTTTTTCAAGATAGTTGTCATCATTTGCTTATTTATTAAGCTGCTTCTTTTTCTGGATTTAAGTAAACCTCTCCAACGGGTTTACAGTTCCTAATATCTCGCGACCAGCGCTCTGGATGCCGCTGTTTTGCAGCAAGTAACACTTCAGCCCTGTGCGCTAAGATAGCTTTATCCTTCCCATTGTGTCTCTGCGAAGGTGTCACGTAATTTAATTGACTGTGTTTGTGCTCGGTGTTGTACCAACTCACGAACGTTTCAACCCAACTACGGCTCGACTTCAGATGCTCAAAGCCCTTTGTTGGCCATGTCGGTACGTATTTCACCGTTCTAAACAGGGACTCAATGTAGGGATTATCGTCACTGACCCTTGGGCGACTATACGATGATATAATCCCTAGCTCCTCCATTTTGGCTTTGAAGGTCAGTGACTTCATCGGTGCCCCATTGTCTGAGTGAAGAACGATAGGCTGATTAAAGCACTGCTCTCGTATCAGAGTTCTTTGTAATAGCTGTGACGCTAATTCACCACACTCTCGCTCGTACACGTCGTAACCAACGATTTTTCGACTGTAGATGTCTTCGATAACATACAAGTAATAATGCTGTCCTTTTACCTTTGACGGTAAATAGGTAATGTCCCATGTATACACTTGATTTGGACCTGTTGCTTTATAGCTTCTAGGCTTAGCATGCGGCTGCCTTCTTCGCTGACGACCTCGGTGATGCAGTTGGTCATGGGCGTTGAGAACTCGATAAAAACTCGACTCTGAAGCAATATATTCGCCCTTATCCAGCAAGCTCGGAACAATTTGAGTCGGCGGTAAGCTCGCGTACTCAGGGCGATTACAAACATCAATAATCGCTTCATGTTCTTGCTGCGATAATTGATTAGCGGGCCGTGGTCGAGCGCAGGTTTTCCTTTTGTCGGATTGAACCTCGCCTTGTTGATACCAACGACGATACGTCCGTAAATCAATAAGAGCTTCATGGCAGGCCGGGACTAAACGACTACCATTTTGCTGCGCTTCATGAATGAGCTCGATTAAGCATTGCCTTTCTTCGGTCGAGGTCAATCGTCCTCTGGCTCTTCCCCGTAAAAGGCTCTCAGCTTTTTTCGAAGAACCAACAAGGCAGCGGTTTCGGCTAAGGCTTTCTCTTTGATTCGTAGTTCTTTCTTTAGTGCTTTGATTTCATTTTTGTCGGCTTTAGCTTGTTTTTTAATGTCCGCTTCACGCTCTTTATTCGACATAAAACCGTGCATGCACTCGCAGCGCCAAGCTTCGACTTGTTCGGGGTAAAGCCCTTTTTCTCGACAATAGTTGCTAAGTTCATTTTCTGTCATCGAGTACGTTTCAGCAACGATAGCAAGCTTGGTTTGAGCAGACCACTGCTCTGATGATGTATGGCTATTAGGCACGGCGGCTCCTGATTCTCTGAGTTGTTGACGCCAATAATACAGGGTTGCCGTGCTAATGCCTTCCTCTTTTGCCAATTGGCTGACAGACATGGAATAAGGTGGCAGTAACTTTTTTAATATGGCTTCTTTTCTTTCAACAGAAATACGAGACAAAATACACTCTTTAACGCCCAAACTGGTTAAATTTTAACAGTGACAACTATCCTGCCAGAGGGGGATGATTGGAGAGTTAAGACTATAACAAATGCTTTGAGAAGCTTTTTTGAACAGAAAAAAAGAGCGTTTAAAAATAATCTAAAAGAAGAATACGAAGCTTATTGGCCTGCATTTACTCAACAAATAAGAGCTGTACGAAATAATGCTGGGCATCCAACAGATATTAGTCCAATAAGTGCGGATACTGTTCACGCATCATTTTTAAT encodes the following:
- a CDS encoding IS110 family RNA-guided transposase; the protein is MNTHSHQNINVGVDTGKTKLDIYIRPLDIFFTVSNDEKGIQEAVQTIKKYHPDRIIVEATGRLEMPFILACSKANLPFVIANPVHIKRFAGAIGRRAKTDKLDAHLIAYFGEAVQPKLTKLRPEIMRFMSELVTRRHQIMSMQTMEKNRIQQMPKSLASTITPILNIFEEQIEKIETLISLLIENVPAYKEKSDLLQSVPGIGKICAASIISNVPELGFINNKQAASLIGVAPMNRESGLYKGKRFIQGGRSQVRTVLYMAMMSALQSNPVIKATYQHLLAVGKPKKVAIIACIRKMVVILNSMLRDGAKWDPKLA
- a CDS encoding IS3 family transposase (programmed frameshift), which gives rise to MSRISVERKEAILKKLLPPYSMSVSQLAKEEGISTATLYYWRQQLRESGAAVPNSHTSSEQWSAQTKLAIVAETYSMTENELSNYCREKGLYPEQVEAWRCECMHGFMSNKEREADIKKQAKADKNEIKALKKELRIKEKALAETAALLVLPKKAESLLRGRARGRLTSTEERQCLIELIHEAQQNGSRLVPACHEALIDLRTYRRWYQQGEVQSDKRKTCARPRPANQLSQQEHEAIIDVCNRPEYASLPPTQIVPSLLDKGEYIASESSFYRVLNAHDQLHHRGRQRRRQPHAKPRSYKATGPNQVYTWDITYLPSKVKGQHYYLYVIEDIYSRKIVGYDVYERECGELASQLLQRTLIREQCFNQPIVLHSDNGAPMKSLTFKAKMEELGIISSYSRPRVSDDNPYIESLFRTVKYVPTWPTKGFEHLKSSRSWVETFVSWYNTEHKHSQLNYVTPSQRHNGKDKAILAHRAEVLLAAKQRHPERWSRDIRNCKPVGEVYLNPEKEAA